A window of Deltaproteobacteria bacterium genomic DNA:
CCTTCCGCTTAGAAAGACCACAAGGACGAATTATTTCCTCAATAATTTTTGGTGGCACAATCGCCATTTTCGCAGCCGAGTCAGCTACGGCTAGTAAATTCGGCATGACGGAGTTAACTCGCTTATCTGTACACTGAGCCGATAGAAGAACGGCTACTAACAAAGAAAAGGAAGTTGAATAATTTAGCGGAACCTGAGGATGAGGATATAGCCTATTTAATATGCGTAAAATTCCCTTTGCTCGCTCTTCTCTAGTCATTTAGACGCTCTCAATACATGTTGCCAAGGACTACGATTCCCACTTGTATCAACCCAATCAAAAAGCCCAGCACGCCTCCTAAGATTTCTATTGCCTTTAGCTCTTTTGCAGAGATTGCGTATATTATGCTCTCAAGTTTGGCTAAATCGAACTGCTCGATCTTATTAGTCACTAACTCACTGAAGCTTAGTTCTGACTCAACTCGCTCTACTAGAGATTGCAACACCTCTGGCAACACCGTGCTCAAATGATCTAATAACATCTTCTTAATAGATTCTCCCATTTCGCCCTGCAAAAACATGCCAAGCATGGGATTTTGCCCTAACTTCCCCTTTAAAAATTTATCAATATGTTGCTCGAGAATGGCAAATACCTCTTGATGAACTCCCTTACTCGAAAGAACGCGCTGGACGTCTTCGTGCGAA
This region includes:
- a CDS encoding endonuclease III, which translates into the protein MTREERAKGILRILNRLYPHPQVPLNYSTSFSLLVAVLLSAQCTDKRVNSVMPNLLAVADSAAKMAIVPPKIIEEIIRPCGLSKRK
- a CDS encoding DUF445 family protein, with translation MNIETPIIHLTIPLIAALIGWVTNYIAVKMIFRPRRPIKCLGVTLLGLIPRRQRELARTIGQTIERELVSHEDVQRVLSSKGVHQEVFAILEQHIDKFLKGKLGQNPMLGMFLQGEMGESIKKMLLDHLSTVLPEVLQSLVERVESELSFSELVTNKIEQFDLAKLESIIYAISAKELKAIEILGGVLGFLIGLIQVGIVVLGNMY